In Haloarcula salinisoli, one genomic interval encodes:
- a CDS encoding segregation/condensation protein A, whose product MTDDIPLDITGHEDRERPSEQSDVDLLTGDAGVDDGAEVEPTPAAGAGEDGPAQDSGEDDDAPEPVEVLVQLADDGEIDPWDIDVVTVTDKFLDAIDGTDLRTSGRALFYASVLVRMKSDAMLGTDEPEEEPVEPWEQAMSGDDPIDEPDPFAALESEMDRRLERRRARGMPQTLDELVRDLREAERDNWWKESREYDTSGSPKGFQRGTQELDYRGADDMRLDDEPSAADVTGTAHGEQIDEIIEDVYAAVREQYDKGREEVLYREVESAGGSRVETFLGLLFLAHRGRVVLQQDDLFGDLWIQDPSAATGSGEAVAD is encoded by the coding sequence ATGACAGACGACATCCCGCTCGATATCACCGGACACGAGGACCGCGAACGGCCCAGCGAACAGTCCGACGTGGACCTGCTGACCGGCGACGCGGGTGTCGACGACGGGGCCGAAGTGGAGCCGACGCCAGCGGCTGGCGCCGGCGAAGACGGCCCTGCTCAGGATAGTGGCGAAGACGACGACGCGCCCGAACCCGTCGAAGTGCTGGTCCAGCTCGCCGATGACGGCGAGATAGACCCGTGGGACATCGACGTCGTGACGGTGACCGACAAGTTCTTAGATGCCATCGACGGCACCGACCTGCGCACGTCGGGGCGGGCGCTGTTCTACGCCTCCGTGCTGGTCCGGATGAAAAGCGACGCAATGCTTGGCACCGACGAGCCCGAGGAAGAGCCCGTCGAGCCGTGGGAGCAGGCGATGTCCGGTGACGACCCTATCGACGAGCCCGACCCCTTCGCCGCCCTGGAGTCGGAGATGGACCGCCGACTGGAACGGCGCCGCGCTCGCGGGATGCCCCAGACCCTGGACGAACTCGTCCGGGACCTGCGGGAGGCCGAGCGGGACAACTGGTGGAAGGAGTCCCGGGAGTACGACACCAGCGGCTCGCCGAAGGGGTTCCAGCGGGGCACCCAGGAACTGGACTACCGCGGGGCCGACGACATGCGGCTGGACGACGAGCCCTCCGCCGCCGACGTGACCGGCACCGCCCACGGCGAGCAGATAGACGAGATAATCGAGGACGTCTACGCCGCCGTGCGCGAGCAGTACGACAAGGGCCGCGAGGAGGTGCTCTACCGCGAGGTCGAGTCGGCGGGTGGCTCCCGCGTCGAGACGTTCCTCGGCCTGCTCTTTCTGGCCCATCGAGGCCGGGTCGTCCTCCAGCAGGACGACCTCTTTGGCGACCTCTGGATTCAGGACCCCAGCGCCGCAACCGGGTCCGGGGAAGCCGTCGCGGACTAG
- a CDS encoding site-2 protease family protein yields the protein MGQESGQSPPGPERLADVFSVREIDLTEGDIRYYGEPVTDAAQVIQQVGPTFRQHGYRVRLRTESDGHVLVASERSLGVDGVPWLNVVLAAATLLSTLYAGTRWYGLSVVEEPAAIWQAWPFAAAVLGILAVHEFGHYALSRYHEVQASLPYFLPLPFNVIGTLGAVIRMQDNIPDRRALFDIGVAGPLAGLVATVVVTAVGVTLDPIYVDGGLITRIELGYPPLIQGIAALVGEPLSYDDPNLLPNPVVIGGWVGAFVTFLNLIPVGQLDGAHISRSLVGERMDAVQFIVPVLLFCLAGYLFLFEAGRGAPLWGFWGIIALVFSRAGTASPLVETPLGPRRRALGILTLVLGALCFVPVPIVVSV from the coding sequence ATGGGTCAGGAGTCGGGTCAGTCGCCGCCGGGTCCCGAGCGCCTCGCCGACGTCTTCAGCGTCCGTGAAATCGACCTCACAGAGGGGGATATCCGGTACTACGGCGAGCCGGTGACCGACGCCGCGCAGGTCATCCAGCAGGTCGGACCGACGTTCCGACAGCACGGCTACCGCGTCCGCCTGCGGACCGAGTCCGACGGGCACGTGCTGGTGGCGAGCGAGCGCTCGCTGGGTGTCGACGGCGTCCCGTGGCTCAACGTCGTCCTCGCGGCGGCGACGCTGCTCTCGACGCTGTACGCGGGGACGCGGTGGTACGGCCTCTCGGTGGTCGAAGAGCCCGCTGCCATCTGGCAGGCGTGGCCCTTCGCCGCCGCCGTCCTGGGTATCCTCGCGGTCCACGAGTTCGGCCACTACGCCCTCTCGCGGTATCACGAGGTCCAGGCCAGCCTGCCCTACTTCCTCCCGTTGCCGTTCAACGTCATCGGCACGCTGGGCGCCGTCATCAGGATGCAGGACAACATCCCCGACCGGCGGGCGCTGTTCGACATCGGCGTCGCCGGGCCGCTGGCGGGGCTGGTCGCGACGGTCGTCGTCACGGCCGTCGGCGTCACGCTGGACCCGATATACGTCGACGGCGGCCTCATCACCAGAATCGAGCTGGGGTATCCGCCGCTGATACAGGGTATCGCCGCTCTGGTCGGCGAGCCACTCAGCTACGACGACCCGAACCTGCTGCCCAACCCCGTGGTCATCGGCGGCTGGGTCGGCGCCTTCGTCACCTTCCTCAACCTCATCCCGGTCGGCCAGCTCGACGGTGCCCACATCAGCCGTTCGCTGGTCGGCGAGCGCATGGACGCGGTACAGTTTATCGTTCCCGTCCTCCTCTTTTGCCTGGCGGGGTACCTGTTCCTGTTCGAGGCCGGCCGGGGCGCCCCGCTGTGGGGGTTCTGGGGTATCATCGCGCTGGTGTTCAGCCGCGCTGGCACCGCCTCGCCGCTCGTGGAGACGCCACTGGGGCCCAGGCGACGGGCTCTCGGTATCCTGACGCTCGTACTCGGCGCGCTCTGTTTCGTGCCGGTGCCGATCGTCGTCTCGGTGTAG
- the mfnA gene encoding tyrosine decarboxylase MfnA, with translation MLQRAEPQDFERVLSSMCTVPHPVARQAAERFLATNPGDPGTYETVADLEDAAVDALGELTGLADPAGYVASGGTEANIQALRIARNRADTDDPNVVAPVHAHFSFTKAADVLDLELRTAPATDYRANTDAVAELIDEDTVCVVGVAGSTEYGFVDPIPAIADLAHDADALCHVDAAWGGFYLPFTDHDWHFGHAAVDTMTIDPHKVGQAAVPAGGLLARDESLLDELAVETPYLESTSQLTLTGTRSGAGVASAVAAMDELWPAGYREQYDRSMANAEWLADQLRARGHDVVGPELPLVAADLSVPMTDELRERGWRVSKTGAGEMRVVCMPHVTRSMLRSFVADLDWY, from the coding sequence ATGCTACAGCGGGCCGAGCCACAGGATTTCGAACGGGTACTCTCCTCGATGTGTACCGTCCCCCACCCGGTGGCCCGCCAGGCGGCCGAGCGATTTCTGGCGACGAACCCCGGCGACCCCGGTACCTACGAGACCGTCGCCGACCTCGAAGACGCGGCCGTCGACGCACTGGGCGAACTCACGGGGCTCGCCGACCCGGCAGGCTACGTCGCCTCCGGCGGGACGGAGGCCAACATCCAGGCCCTGCGCATCGCCCGCAACCGGGCCGACACCGACGACCCGAACGTCGTCGCGCCGGTCCACGCCCACTTTTCGTTTACCAAAGCGGCGGACGTGCTGGACCTCGAACTCCGGACCGCTCCGGCCACCGACTACCGCGCTAACACCGACGCCGTGGCCGAGCTGATAGACGAGGACACCGTCTGTGTCGTCGGCGTCGCCGGCTCGACGGAGTACGGCTTCGTCGACCCGATTCCCGCTATCGCCGACCTCGCTCACGACGCCGACGCGCTCTGTCACGTCGACGCCGCCTGGGGCGGCTTCTATCTGCCTTTCACCGACCACGACTGGCACTTCGGCCACGCCGCCGTCGACACGATGACTATCGACCCTCACAAGGTCGGCCAGGCCGCGGTGCCGGCCGGCGGCTTGCTCGCCCGGGACGAGTCGCTGCTGGACGAACTGGCCGTCGAGACCCCCTACCTCGAATCGACGAGCCAGCTCACGCTCACTGGCACGCGCTCGGGCGCCGGCGTCGCGAGCGCCGTCGCAGCGATGGACGAACTCTGGCCCGCGGGCTACCGTGAGCAGTACGACCGCTCGATGGCTAACGCGGAGTGGCTGGCCGACCAGCTACGGGCCCGGGGCCACGATGTCGTCGGGCCCGAGCTCCCGCTCGTGGCCGCCGACCTCTCGGTGCCGATGACCGACGAACTCCGCGAGCGGGGCTGGCGCGTCTCCAAGACCGGTGCCGGCGAGATGCGGGTGGTCTGTATGCCCCACGTGACCCGGTCGATGCTGCGGTCCTTTGTCGCAGATCTTGATTGGTACTAA
- a CDS encoding DUF7344 domain-containing protein has translation MAKEPDDGGPGDENTSNVHDGGPQFPRSVLEREFVYESLAHVRRRYLCCLLCGRSELRVDEAVSAIATWETEDGADISTSTRDRIRLALLHSHIPKLREHDVVDFDHHSGIVVPDENADAVLTALKAVGTRLSPEPTCTDSESA, from the coding sequence ATGGCGAAGGAGCCGGATGATGGTGGCCCGGGCGACGAGAATACGTCGAACGTACACGACGGCGGCCCCCAGTTCCCAAGGTCGGTGCTGGAGCGGGAATTTGTCTACGAATCGCTCGCACACGTGCGCCGCAGATATCTCTGCTGCCTGCTGTGTGGTCGCTCGGAACTCCGGGTAGACGAAGCCGTGAGTGCCATCGCCACGTGGGAGACAGAGGATGGAGCGGACATATCTACTTCGACCCGCGACCGCATCCGTCTCGCCCTGCTCCACAGCCACATTCCGAAACTCCGCGAACACGACGTCGTCGACTTCGACCACCACAGCGGTATCGTAGTGCCCGACGAGAACGCCGATGCGGTCCTGACAGCACTGAAGGCGGTCGGGACGAGACTCAGCCCGGAGCCGACCTGCACCGACAGCGAATCGGCGTGA
- a CDS encoding bacterio-opsin activator domain-containing protein, whose protein sequence is MRDDGGPDTEPNERMTAATPRRRLRFHSDSLGELFHEVLAEGVTVHIDSVVQLDDGTHLEYWTTTHRDPQRLVETVEQLPTKLDAELLSTVDDTHRFEVHGASESLFGVLEEFGAVAKSATYDTDGFEVVAELPVDVDTDTIVEAVQSVYPSLELVDGYTVETVSDFRQRVKERLTERQLTVLQVAYFSGYYERPRRRTGAELADRLGISKQAFHDHLRKAHATVFETLIGGGGGFGEVDR, encoded by the coding sequence ATGAGAGACGATGGTGGACCAGATACCGAGCCAAACGAACGGATGACCGCTGCGACGCCTCGACGGCGGCTACGGTTTCACTCGGACTCTCTCGGCGAGCTGTTCCACGAGGTACTGGCCGAAGGGGTAACCGTCCACATCGACTCGGTGGTCCAGCTCGACGACGGGACCCACCTCGAATACTGGACCACCACCCATCGGGACCCGCAGCGACTCGTCGAGACCGTCGAGCAGTTACCGACGAAACTCGACGCGGAGCTTCTGAGTACGGTCGACGACACCCACCGGTTCGAGGTACACGGGGCGTCAGAGTCGCTGTTCGGCGTGCTCGAAGAGTTCGGTGCGGTTGCCAAGAGCGCCACGTACGACACGGACGGGTTCGAGGTTGTCGCCGAGTTACCAGTCGACGTGGATACGGACACCATCGTCGAGGCGGTACAGTCTGTGTATCCCAGCCTCGAACTGGTCGACGGATACACCGTCGAGACAGTCAGCGATTTCCGACAGCGGGTCAAAGAGCGGCTCACTGAGCGGCAACTGACGGTCCTGCAGGTCGCCTATTTCAGCGGCTACTACGAGCGCCCACGGCGGCGCACCGGCGCCGAACTCGCCGACCGCCTCGGAATCTCGAAACAGGCGTTCCACGATCACCTCCGAAAGGCCCACGCCACTGTCTTCGAGACCCTCATCGGAGGCGGCGGGGGGTTCGGCGAGGTTGACAGGTAA
- a CDS encoding redoxin domain-containing protein, whose translation MVGTGDIAPDFTLRGTDGQMLTQYTLSEYTDEGFVILSFYMNDFSPVCSDQMCDLDDIELFQFEEDVTMFGISPDYVYSHREYSRQKGITFPLLSDTQFEVSKEYGVYDPELESGVRRALFLLDSERRVQFRWVAEDNWEAWDHGTTEALKEALDGLRA comes from the coding sequence ATGGTAGGGACTGGGGACATCGCCCCGGATTTCACGCTTCGGGGGACTGACGGGCAGATGCTCACCCAGTATACGCTCTCGGAGTACACCGACGAGGGGTTCGTCATCCTATCCTTCTACATGAACGATTTCTCGCCCGTCTGCTCGGACCAGATGTGTGACCTGGACGATATCGAGCTGTTCCAGTTCGAAGAAGACGTCACGATGTTCGGTATCTCCCCGGACTACGTCTACTCCCACCGGGAGTACAGCCGCCAGAAGGGCATCACCTTCCCGCTGCTGTCGGATACCCAGTTCGAGGTCTCGAAGGAGTACGGCGTCTACGACCCCGAGTTAGAGTCGGGCGTCCGGCGGGCGCTCTTCTTGCTGGACAGCGAGCGCCGGGTACAGTTCCGCTGGGTCGCCGAGGACAACTGGGAAGCCTGGGACCACGGGACGACCGAGGCGCTGAAAGAGGCCCTCGACGGGCTTCGGGCCTGA
- a CDS encoding arylsulfotransferase family protein gives MRRRTLLRGGLAAIVVVASLTLLVSWQQTPPDAVAAAANQTDTPLSERDQVVPARPNATVVTTDPPGGNSGTAAIVAYTDDGRTLYHNDTYGNYFDVDPDPPGSRSVLYVAGTRYDDCPDGLAALGNGSFEDGCAKVVIERANLTTGETERLHTAVTEWDIWHDVDRLDEDRLVVADIADDRVFTLNTTTGAVEWEWRAETDFDREDSGGQPGDWTHVNDVEILEDGRVMASLRNHDRVVFIEPGEGVQSNWTLGAEDAYGILYEQHNPDYIPASQGGPAVLVADSENNRVVEYQRDGDGWRQTWTWRDGQLRWPRDADRLPNGHTLVTDSQGDRVLEVDAEGDVVWSISVPTPYEAERLGTGDESTNGTSRQALANETAGESAQAEETTGLAWVVAFVTGPAVNGLLYVAPGWMRFGDLLVALGLGVTALVWVGAELYWRGVHRRLVAVVR, from the coding sequence ATGCGTCGACGGACACTGCTTCGCGGGGGACTCGCCGCTATCGTCGTCGTCGCGTCGCTAACGCTGCTCGTGTCCTGGCAGCAGACGCCGCCCGACGCCGTCGCCGCGGCGGCGAACCAGACCGACACGCCGCTTTCCGAGCGCGACCAGGTCGTGCCGGCGCGACCGAACGCCACCGTGGTGACGACTGACCCGCCCGGCGGCAACAGCGGGACCGCCGCCATCGTGGCCTACACCGACGACGGCCGGACGCTGTATCACAACGACACGTACGGGAACTACTTCGACGTGGACCCGGACCCGCCCGGCTCCCGGTCCGTCCTCTACGTCGCCGGAACCCGCTACGACGACTGTCCCGACGGCCTCGCGGCGCTCGGGAACGGGAGCTTTGAGGACGGTTGTGCGAAGGTGGTCATCGAGCGCGCGAACCTCACGACCGGTGAGACAGAGCGACTCCACACGGCGGTGACCGAGTGGGACATCTGGCACGACGTGGACCGCCTGGACGAGGACCGACTGGTCGTCGCGGATATCGCCGACGACCGCGTGTTCACGCTGAACACGACGACCGGCGCCGTCGAGTGGGAGTGGCGCGCCGAGACGGACTTCGACCGAGAGGACAGCGGTGGCCAGCCGGGCGACTGGACCCACGTCAACGACGTGGAGATACTCGAGGACGGTCGCGTGATGGCGAGTCTGCGCAACCACGACAGGGTCGTCTTCATCGAGCCCGGCGAGGGCGTCCAGTCGAACTGGACGCTCGGTGCCGAGGACGCCTACGGTATCCTCTACGAGCAACATAACCCCGACTACATCCCCGCATCACAGGGCGGGCCGGCCGTGCTGGTCGCGGACTCGGAGAACAACCGGGTCGTCGAGTACCAGCGCGACGGCGACGGGTGGCGCCAGACGTGGACGTGGCGGGACGGTCAGCTGCGATGGCCACGGGACGCCGACCGCCTGCCCAACGGGCACACGCTGGTGACGGACTCACAGGGCGACCGGGTCCTCGAAGTCGACGCGGAGGGTGACGTCGTCTGGTCTATCTCCGTGCCGACCCCCTACGAGGCCGAACGGCTGGGGACGGGCGACGAGAGCACGAACGGCACGAGCAGGCAGGCGCTGGCCAACGAGACCGCCGGCGAGTCGGCACAGGCGGAGGAGACGACCGGGCTCGCCTGGGTCGTCGCCTTCGTCACCGGTCCCGCGGTCAACGGGCTGTTGTACGTCGCGCCCGGGTGGATGCGGTTTGGCGACTTGCTGGTGGCGCTGGGACTGGGCGTTACGGCCCTGGTCTGGGTCGGCGCCGAGCTGTACTGGCGCGGCGTTCACCGGCGGCTGGTCGCGGTCGTGCGCTGA
- a CDS encoding DUF7504 family protein, with translation MSKWLTLADDAEIPLDAADIDPGTSVLVAGPAMTGKRDLMLDIVQGSKESVGCLVTTKKSASRVRSWFDSVVADADDWSLTIVDCVGTSGVFGEPTGTDVVRVSSPRDMTGIGIKLTGFLQRQHAAGTTDPRIGFHSLSTLLMYTDLGTVYRFSHVINSRISTAGAVGAVTLDTTSRNADAVETLSGVFDALVEVETDDSGRKLRVKGDAFGPSSWTYFG, from the coding sequence GTGTCGAAGTGGCTCACACTCGCGGACGACGCCGAGATACCGCTCGACGCGGCAGACATCGACCCCGGAACGAGCGTGCTCGTCGCCGGTCCCGCGATGACCGGGAAACGGGACCTGATGCTGGATATCGTCCAGGGGTCGAAAGAGTCGGTAGGCTGTCTGGTCACGACCAAGAAGTCCGCCTCGCGGGTCCGGAGCTGGTTCGACTCGGTCGTGGCCGACGCCGACGACTGGTCGCTGACGATAGTCGACTGCGTGGGAACCTCCGGCGTGTTCGGCGAACCGACCGGCACGGACGTCGTCAGGGTGTCGAGCCCCCGTGACATGACAGGTATCGGTATCAAGCTCACCGGCTTCCTCCAGCGCCAGCACGCCGCCGGGACGACCGACCCCCGCATCGGCTTTCACTCGCTTTCGACCCTGCTGATGTACACCGACCTCGGGACAGTCTATCGGTTCAGCCACGTCATCAACAGCCGGATCAGCACGGCCGGCGCGGTCGGCGCCGTCACGCTCGATACGACCAGTCGGAACGCCGACGCCGTCGAGACGCTGTCGGGCGTCTTCGACGCCCTGGTCGAGGTCGAGACCGACGACTCCGGGCGGAAGCTCCGCGTCAAGGGCGACGCCTTCGGCCCGTCGTCGTGGACGTACTTCGGTTAG
- a CDS encoding PhzF family phenazine biosynthesis protein: MDTRDVLLVDAFAAEPMTGNPAGVVLDASELTDDQMAAIAGELGASATAFVCESERADRRLRFFAPTGEVDRSDHATVAAFATLFERGGLEAGEYEMETIGRTRAVEVKGDGTVWLEQGEARFEEVPLEHDEVADALGIDVATLQDVGADMPMAVADTSEPWLLVPVNYFEHVSRIDPDLPAIQDLCERVDAVGLYAFTFDTIGGEATLHGRGFAPSRGVGEDPVTGTAAGGCAAYVRREGALDNTIDQVVVEQGHFLDRPGTVRVDTDGLEAWVGGRAVTTMDGSMTVPEATEDDDIIEI; this comes from the coding sequence ATGGACACACGGGACGTGTTGCTCGTCGACGCCTTCGCCGCGGAGCCGATGACGGGGAACCCGGCCGGGGTCGTACTGGACGCGAGCGAGTTGACCGACGACCAGATGGCGGCAATCGCGGGGGAACTGGGCGCGAGCGCGACGGCCTTCGTCTGTGAGAGCGAGCGGGCCGACCGGCGGCTGCGCTTTTTCGCGCCCACTGGCGAAGTCGACCGGAGCGACCACGCGACTGTCGCCGCGTTCGCGACGCTGTTCGAACGGGGCGGCCTCGAGGCGGGCGAGTACGAGATGGAGACCATCGGGCGGACCCGGGCGGTTGAGGTCAAAGGGGACGGCACGGTGTGGCTCGAACAGGGCGAGGCCCGTTTCGAGGAGGTGCCCCTGGAACACGACGAGGTAGCGGATGCCCTCGGCATCGACGTGGCGACGTTACAGGACGTGGGCGCGGATATGCCCATGGCCGTCGCCGACACGAGCGAGCCGTGGCTGCTGGTCCCGGTCAACTACTTCGAGCACGTCAGCCGTATCGACCCAGACCTGCCGGCCATCCAGGACCTGTGCGAGCGGGTCGACGCGGTGGGGCTGTACGCCTTCACGTTCGACACTATCGGCGGCGAGGCGACGCTGCACGGCCGGGGTTTCGCACCCTCGCGTGGCGTCGGCGAGGACCCGGTCACCGGCACCGCCGCTGGCGGGTGTGCCGCCTACGTCCGCCGGGAGGGAGCGCTGGACAACACCATCGACCAGGTCGTCGTCGAGCAGGGCCACTTCCTCGACCGGCCCGGCACGGTCAGGGTCGACACCGACGGGCTGGAGGCGTGGGTCGGCGGGCGAGCGGTGACGACCATGGACGGGTCGATGACTGTTCCCGAAGCCACAGAAGACGACGACATCATCGAGATCTAG
- the ppsA gene encoding phosphoenolpyruvate synthase, whose amino-acid sequence MHTLWLADIGADDLARVGGKAASLGELTGAGLPVPSAFVVSAGTYRSFIEDTGIETALFEAVDIDSDDSAALAGAAERAQELILETAVPANVREDVLAAYDELGDGAVAVRSSATAEDLPDASFAGQQDTYLNVERADLLDRVKECWASLFTQRAIYYRNEQGFAHDAVDIAVVVQEMVDAEKSGVLFTSHPSTGAPTAIVEAAWGLGEAVVSGTVSPDNYVLDRESAEVTDVTVAEKRVMCVRGEDGRTVERSVPDEKRDAQVLEESELRRLIELGDRVEAHYDCPQDVEWAMRDGELYLLQSRPITTIDDAEPAVGTGASADGGAMQSPPDEVRLSGIGSSPGKVSGTVRIVDKLDNLDKVEQGDIIVTEMTTPDMVPAMKRAAGIVTDQGGMTSHAAIVSRELGVPAVVGTDDATERLRDGQTVTINGEMGTVEVGEPESAASDDAGSGDGAAPVDASASGSTAPPTEQGHSPVKPMTGTEVKVNVSIPEAAERAAATGADGVGLLRIEHMILSTDKTPTRYVEDHGERAYVDEIVEGVRGVAEAFYPRPVRVRTLDAPSDEFRQLQGGEDEPAEHNPMLGYRGIRRSLDRPDEFELELRAFARLYELGYDNVELMLPLVTDAEDVLRAKSMMQAAGIDPDKRDWGVMIETPASALGIEELCETGIDFASFGTNDLTQYTLAVDRNNTNVADRFSELHPAVLELMGQVIGTCREHDVATSICGQAASKPEMVQFLVDEGVSSISANIDAVRDVQHEVKRVEQRLLLESVR is encoded by the coding sequence ATGCACACACTGTGGCTCGCGGATATCGGTGCCGACGACCTGGCGCGGGTCGGCGGCAAGGCAGCGTCCCTGGGAGAACTGACCGGCGCGGGGCTGCCCGTCCCGTCGGCGTTCGTCGTGAGCGCCGGGACGTATCGGTCGTTTATCGAGGACACGGGCATCGAGACGGCGCTGTTCGAGGCCGTCGACATCGACAGCGACGACTCGGCAGCGCTCGCGGGAGCGGCCGAGCGCGCCCAGGAGCTGATTCTCGAAACGGCGGTGCCGGCCAACGTACGCGAGGACGTGCTCGCGGCGTACGACGAACTCGGTGACGGGGCCGTCGCGGTTCGGTCCTCGGCGACGGCCGAGGACCTCCCCGATGCATCCTTCGCCGGCCAGCAGGACACCTATCTGAACGTCGAGCGCGCGGACCTGCTCGACCGGGTCAAGGAGTGCTGGGCGTCGCTGTTCACCCAGCGGGCCATCTACTATCGCAACGAACAGGGCTTTGCCCACGACGCCGTCGACATCGCCGTCGTCGTCCAGGAGATGGTCGACGCCGAGAAATCGGGCGTGCTCTTTACCAGCCATCCCTCGACCGGGGCGCCGACGGCCATCGTCGAGGCCGCCTGGGGGCTGGGCGAGGCTGTCGTCTCCGGCACCGTCTCGCCGGACAACTACGTCCTCGACCGCGAGAGCGCCGAGGTGACGGACGTGACCGTCGCGGAGAAACGGGTCATGTGCGTCCGCGGCGAGGACGGCCGGACCGTCGAGCGGTCGGTCCCCGACGAGAAACGTGACGCGCAGGTGCTCGAGGAGTCCGAACTCCGTCGGCTCATCGAGCTGGGCGACCGCGTCGAGGCCCACTACGACTGCCCGCAGGACGTCGAGTGGGCCATGCGCGACGGGGAGCTGTACCTGCTGCAGTCCCGACCAATCACCACAATCGACGACGCCGAGCCCGCCGTCGGCACCGGCGCGTCGGCCGACGGCGGCGCCATGCAGAGCCCGCCCGACGAGGTGCGGCTCTCGGGTATCGGCTCCAGCCCCGGCAAGGTGTCGGGCACGGTCCGTATCGTCGACAAGCTGGACAACCTCGACAAGGTAGAGCAGGGCGACATCATCGTCACGGAGATGACCACGCCCGACATGGTGCCGGCGATGAAACGCGCCGCGGGTATCGTCACCGACCAGGGCGGGATGACGAGCCACGCCGCCATCGTCTCCCGCGAACTTGGCGTTCCTGCCGTGGTCGGCACCGACGACGCCACCGAGCGGCTCCGGGACGGCCAGACGGTCACGATCAACGGCGAGATGGGAACCGTCGAGGTCGGCGAGCCCGAGTCGGCGGCGAGCGACGACGCGGGGTCGGGCGACGGAGCCGCGCCGGTAGACGCCTCGGCGTCGGGTTCCACGGCCCCGCCGACGGAGCAAGGACACAGCCCGGTCAAGCCCATGACCGGCACCGAGGTGAAGGTCAACGTCTCCATCCCGGAGGCGGCCGAACGGGCCGCGGCGACCGGTGCCGACGGCGTCGGCCTGCTGCGCATCGAGCACATGATACTCTCGACGGACAAGACGCCCACGCGGTACGTCGAAGACCACGGCGAACGCGCCTACGTCGACGAGATCGTCGAGGGCGTCCGGGGTGTGGCCGAGGCGTTCTACCCCCGGCCGGTGCGGGTCCGCACCCTCGATGCGCCTTCCGACGAGTTTCGCCAGCTCCAGGGCGGCGAAGACGAGCCGGCCGAACACAACCCGATGCTGGGCTACCGTGGCATCCGGCGGTCGCTCGACCGGCCCGACGAGTTCGAACTCGAACTGCGCGCCTTCGCCCGGCTGTACGAACTGGGCTACGACAACGTCGAGCTAATGCTCCCGCTCGTCACCGACGCCGAGGACGTGCTTCGGGCGAAGTCCATGATGCAGGCGGCCGGTATCGACCCCGACAAGCGCGACTGGGGCGTGATGATCGAGACGCCCGCGAGCGCGCTCGGCATCGAGGAGCTGTGCGAGACGGGTATCGACTTCGCCTCCTTCGGGACGAACGACCTCACCCAGTACACGCTGGCCGTGGATCGCAACAACACTAACGTCGCCGACCGATTCTCGGAACTCCACCCCGCCGTGCTGGAGCTGATGGGGCAGGTCATCGGGACCTGCCGCGAGCACGACGTGGCGACGAGCATCTGCGGGCAGGCGGCCTCGAAACCCGAGATGGTGCAGTTCCTCGTCGACGAGGGTGTCAGCTCCATCTCCGCGAACATCGACGCCGTCCGGGACGTCCAGCACGAGGTCAAGCGGGTCGAACAGCGGTTGCTGCTGGAGTCGGTCCGCTGA
- a CDS encoding YqaA family protein — translation MSSPLPFPLPVAFLSDCGTASGSLAVLEQAVCTATGPTGLAIIAVYSFLIAFILPLPSEVVLVPAGTLRLGLSTNGNIVAIILFSAFGKALGSLFAFHIGQEAKEYGPLVQRIKDSRFDIIEWSEKKTIKIAKKYGYVGLALALCVPFFPDTLSIYAFTVLEEDYLRFGAATFFGSAGRLVVTLGLAGGTLALL, via the coding sequence GTGAGTTCGCCCCTCCCGTTTCCGTTGCCGGTCGCTTTCCTGAGCGACTGTGGAACCGCCAGCGGGTCGCTTGCTGTCCTCGAACAGGCCGTCTGTACCGCGACCGGCCCGACGGGGCTGGCTATCATCGCGGTCTACTCCTTTCTCATCGCCTTTATACTGCCCCTGCCCAGCGAGGTCGTCCTCGTCCCGGCCGGCACGCTCCGGCTGGGGCTGTCGACGAACGGAAATATCGTCGCCATCATCCTCTTCAGCGCCTTCGGCAAGGCGCTGGGCAGTCTCTTCGCGTTCCACATCGGTCAGGAGGCAAAGGAGTACGGCCCGCTGGTCCAGCGTATCAAGGACTCCCGGTTCGATATCATCGAGTGGTCCGAGAAGAAGACGATCAAGATTGCGAAGAAGTACGGCTACGTCGGGCTCGCGCTGGCGCTGTGTGTCCCCTTTTTCCCCGACACGCTCTCCATCTACGCCTTTACCGTGCTGGAGGAGGACTACCTGCGCTTCGGTGCCGCGACCTTCTTCGGCAGCGCGGGCCGCCTGGTCGTGACGCTGGGGCTGGCCGGCGGGACGCTGGCGCTGCTGTAA